A region of Bradyrhizobium sp. SZCCHNS1050 DNA encodes the following proteins:
- a CDS encoding YciI family protein: protein MLYALLCYHDEDVVCAWSKDQDAAVMAKLAVIQEKLAKQGRLGPVARLLPTTAATTLRKEDPPLVIDGPYAETKEQLLGFYLVDCANLDEALEVARELGEANPGGSYEIRPVGTFRPGGALA, encoded by the coding sequence ATGCTGTATGCGCTGCTCTGCTATCATGACGAGGATGTCGTCTGCGCCTGGAGCAAGGACCAGGATGCCGCGGTCATGGCCAAGCTTGCGGTCATCCAGGAGAAGCTCGCCAAGCAGGGGCGGCTCGGGCCGGTGGCGCGGCTGCTGCCGACCACGGCCGCGACGACGCTCCGGAAGGAGGATCCGCCGCTCGTCATCGACGGCCCCTATGCCGAGACCAAGGAGCAACTGCTCGGCTTCTATCTCGTCGACTGTGCCAATCTCGACGAGGCGCTCGAGGTCGCGCGCGAGCTCGGTGAGGCCAATCCAGGCGGCTCCTACGAGATCCGTCCCGTCGGCACGTTCAGGCCGGGTGGAGCGCTGGCATGA